The DNA region GCCATCCCCGGCTCATGGAGATGATCGAGCTGTTCAAGAAGCGCCACCCCGAGCTGGTGTCGCACCTGGCGCCGACCGACGCGGGGTTCTCCGGCGTCAAGGGGCGCCGCCTCCTCTCGATCCTCAACAGGCAGAAGCTGGAGCGCGTGCTCGGCTACATGCTCGACGAGAACGAGTTCCTGGGGCCGCACGGGATCCGGTCGCTCTCGCGGTACCACCTCGAACACCCGTTCGTGTTCCACGTCGGACACGACGAGTACAAGGTGCAGTACCTGCCCGGCGAGTCGAACACGGGCATGTTCGGCGGCAACTCCAACTGGCGCGGCCCGGTGTGGATGCCGGTCAACGCCCTGATCGTGCGGGCGCTGCTGAACCTCTACACGTTCTACGGCGACGACTTCAAGGTGCAGTGCCCGACGGGCTCTGGCAACGAGATGAGCCTGTTCGAGGTGGCGCAGGAGCTCACGCGCCGGCTCAGCACGACGTTCCTCCGCAACGAGGCGGGCAAGCGGCCGGTGTACGGTGGCAGCGCCAAGTTCCAGGACGATCCGCACTGGCGCGACCTGATCCTCTTCTACGAGTACTTCCAGGGCGACAACGGCGCCGGCATCGGCGCCAGTCACCAGACGGGGTGGACGGGCCTCGTTGCGCCGCTGCTCGACATCTTCGGCCGGCTCGATGCCCGCACCATGCTCGAGACCGAGCGCGGCCAGCTCACCAGCCGGATGATCCGGCAGCAGGTGGGCGGCGAAGGGGTCAGCGGCTGAGGAACACGAGCCACCGAGGAAGTGCGATGACCATCGGTCCGCCGTGTCGATGATGGTCACCGACCAGCCGTGACGCGTTCCTGACGAAGCCGCAGGTCCTGAAGGAGGCCCCATGCAGTCCTGGCCCAGGCATCCGGTCATCTACGAGATCAGCACGTGGGCGTGGCTCGAGGACCTGTCCCGGTCAGCCGGGCAGGTCGTCGACCTGGGCACCGTGCCCTCGGCGGAGTGGGACGCGATCGCCGCCCGCGGGTTCGACGCCGTCTGGTTCATGGGCGTGTGGGAGCGGAGCCCCGCCGGCATCGCCATCTCGATGCAGAACCCCGGGCTGCTCGAGGACTTCAGGCGAGCCCTCCCGGACTTCGCGCCGGAGGACAACGTCGGCTCACCCTACTGCGTGCGCCGCTACGTGGTCGATCCCCGACTCGGGGGGCCGCAGGGACTCGCCGCAGCGCGGGCGGCGCTCGCGCAACGCGGGTTGCGCGTCATCCTGGACTTCGTGCCCAATCACGTGGCGCCGGACCACCCCTGGGCCACCGAGCACCCCGAGTACTTCGTGCGGGGCACCCCGGAGGACGCCCGGCACGACCCGGCGTCGTTCGTCGAGATCGGCGGGGCCGTGTTCGCGCGCGGCCGGGACCCCTACTTCCCGGCCTGGCCCGACGTGCTTCAGCTCGATGCCTTCCATCCCGGGCTGCGGCAGGCGGTGATCGCGACGATCATCGACATCGCCGGCCAGTGCGACGGCATCCGCTGCGACATGGCGATGCTGATGCTCGACGACGTCTTCGCGCGCACCTGGGGGCCCCGCGCGGGCGAGCGGCCGGCCACCGACTACTGGGCCGCCGTGATCCCCGCGATCAAGGCGCGCCGTCCGGACTTCCGCTTCATCGCCGAGGCCTACTGGGACCTCGAGTGGGTGCTCCAGCAGCAGGGGTTCGACCACTGCTACGACAAGAAGCTGTACGACCGCATGGAGCACGCCTCCGCGGAGGACGTCCGCCAGCACCTGCTCGCCGACCTGCCGTACCAGCAGGGCATGGTGCGGTTCATCGAGAACCACGACGAGCCAAGGGCCGCCGCATCGTTCCCGGGCGCGAAGGGGCAGGCCGCGGCCGTGGCGGTCCTCACGCTGCCGGGCGCGCGACTCCTGCACGAGGGGCAGTTCGAAGGACGCACGGTGAGGCTGCCGGTCTTCCTCGGCCGGCGGCCGTCAGAGACGCCCGACGCGGATCTGGTCGCGTTCTACGCCCGCCTGCTCGACGCCACGAAGGGCGACCTGTTCCGGGATGGCGACTGGCGCCTCTGCGATCGGAGCGGCTGGCCCGACAACCAGAGCTGCCGGCAGTTCCTCACGTGGTGCTGGACGAAGGACGACGCGCGCGCGCTCGTCGTCGTCAACTACGGGCCGGGCCGTGCGCAGGGGCTCGTCCACCTGCCGTGGGACGACCTGCGGGGCCGTGAGTGGCG from Luteitalea sp. TBR-22 includes:
- a CDS encoding alpha-amylase family glycosyl hydrolase, yielding MQSWPRHPVIYEISTWAWLEDLSRSAGQVVDLGTVPSAEWDAIAARGFDAVWFMGVWERSPAGIAISMQNPGLLEDFRRALPDFAPEDNVGSPYCVRRYVVDPRLGGPQGLAAARAALAQRGLRVILDFVPNHVAPDHPWATEHPEYFVRGTPEDARHDPASFVEIGGAVFARGRDPYFPAWPDVLQLDAFHPGLRQAVIATIIDIAGQCDGIRCDMAMLMLDDVFARTWGPRAGERPATDYWAAVIPAIKARRPDFRFIAEAYWDLEWVLQQQGFDHCYDKKLYDRMEHASAEDVRQHLLADLPYQQGMVRFIENHDEPRAAASFPGAKGQAAAVAVLTLPGARLLHEGQFEGRTVRLPVFLGRRPSETPDADLVAFYARLLDATKGDLFRDGDWRLCDRSGWPDNQSCRQFLTWCWTKDDARALVVVNYGPGRAQGLVHLPWDDLRGREWRLDDLLAGQSHERNGSKMRDTGLYVELGPWQCHLFRIAPMDA